Proteins from a genomic interval of Xanthomonas sp. AM6:
- a CDS encoding CHASE domain-containing protein yields the protein MSNNHWTPAAGPARLALVAALAVLVLGMLAAALIARSVHAHNRQESRDRFQQLASHVANELQQRMDIYEHGLRGARGAVIAAGGDRISRERFERYSDSREYRREFPGVRGFGYIHRVAPADEAAFLQQARSDGAPSLQISQMAPHAGDRFVILYIQPRRTNNPAHGFDIASEPTRRATAIAAARSGKPTITAPVRLVQSPGVGHSGFLLLLPIYREGLPLQTPEQRWQATTGWAYAPLNIAEVLASSPDHSSELLLTLADSEHPAQPFYRGGDAAAQAPATGLHAERSLSVYGRRWLLSAQATPGFVRSLNQTPPLLAGGLVGGISLLLAALLYLYLTGRHRRDLILREQTQLAALVGGSSEAIVAEDRDGRITHWNPAAEHIFGYAPAQAIGQPLQDLLGAQVRGAANDGAGAVRQLRHRDGHVVSVLASASPILDTDGDVVGHSHLLHDVTERVRAEARVLELNATLEQQVAQRTSELVTYSALQRAILANAGYAIVATGPDGTITLFNPAAETMLGYAAHEMIGRKATGLFLDPEQLASRAEHMAAQSGMAVVPAFESVAALSTLGRSDTREWTYVSKDGRPFPVLLTLSTLRDDNDQVIGYLGIAVDLTEQKRHERELRLAIDAAETANQSKSDFLANMSHEIRTPMNAILGMLYLLQHSELPQAAKDMIQKIDASARSLLEIINDILDFSKIESGRIDLESEPFDLNQLLENIAALMTSAISAKPVEMIVEPLPAGCRWLRGDALRLNQVLINLVGNAIKFTEQGEVALSVRSFPSAEPGKVKLFFSVRDTGIGIAREKQSVIFSPFLQADTSTSRRYGGSGLGLTISRRLVELMGGQLEVQSTPGRGSDFYFAISFEVLPAPAAEVEQPEARRVLIADDHELVRNNLASIASGFGWQVEAVSSGTAAVAAASPERDGFDVILLDWRMPDLDGLSVAQRIRAQSTPERQPIIVMVTAYERRLLEEQHHAPSDVDAVMTKPVTASALYRTIATLLARRRGDGPAPLLSGDGTPRLAGARLLVVDDSEINCEVAQRILEGEGALVELAHDGEQALQRLRRDPSRFQLVLMDVQMPTLDGYEATRLLREDPRLAHLPVIALTAGAYRQQQDLALSSGMNGFIAKPFQVEELIAVIRQFLPLRVPAPLAPAPASAAEVWPDPDPQLLDAAQAQRLWSERAPYQRYLLKLLQENPDPAAMLQALLDPEAPAAAISYVHKLRGSAGSLALPALVAASAALEEQLSEAPAAAGAAIAALDTAMAATAVAIGRFVAEAEATAVQAPPAARATHVAAGNGAAAPAMPLRQQLQLLLQALDSDDPDRVEQVLHGLAPSLPAAMATELRQLVESFSFREAETKVRRWQAEAIQ from the coding sequence ATGTCGAACAACCACTGGACACCCGCCGCCGGCCCTGCGCGTTTGGCGCTCGTCGCCGCGTTGGCGGTGCTGGTGCTCGGCATGTTGGCGGCGGCGTTGATCGCGCGCAGCGTGCACGCGCACAACCGCCAGGAAAGCCGCGACCGCTTCCAGCAGCTCGCCTCGCACGTGGCCAACGAATTGCAGCAGCGGATGGACATCTACGAGCACGGCCTGCGCGGCGCGCGCGGCGCGGTGATCGCCGCCGGCGGCGACCGCATCTCGCGCGAGCGCTTCGAGCGCTACAGCGACTCGCGCGAGTACCGGCGCGAGTTCCCCGGCGTGCGCGGCTTCGGCTACATCCACCGGGTCGCCCCGGCCGACGAAGCCGCCTTCCTGCAGCAGGCGCGCAGCGACGGCGCGCCGTCGCTGCAGATCAGCCAGATGGCGCCGCACGCCGGCGACCGCTTCGTGATCCTGTACATCCAGCCGCGGCGGACCAACAACCCGGCGCACGGCTTCGACATCGCCTCCGAGCCGACCCGGCGCGCCACCGCCATCGCCGCGGCCCGCTCGGGCAAGCCCACCATCACCGCGCCGGTGCGCCTGGTGCAGAGCCCCGGCGTCGGCCACAGCGGTTTCCTGCTGCTGTTGCCGATCTACCGCGAGGGCCTGCCGCTGCAGACCCCGGAACAGCGCTGGCAGGCCACCACCGGCTGGGCCTATGCGCCGCTGAACATCGCCGAGGTGCTGGCCTCCTCGCCCGACCACAGCAGCGAGCTGCTGCTGACCCTGGCCGACAGCGAGCACCCCGCGCAGCCGTTCTACCGCGGCGGCGACGCTGCCGCGCAGGCGCCGGCCACCGGCCTGCACGCCGAGCGTAGCCTGTCGGTCTACGGCCGGCGCTGGCTGCTCAGCGCACAGGCGACACCGGGTTTCGTGCGCTCGCTCAACCAGACCCCGCCGCTGCTGGCCGGCGGCCTGGTCGGTGGCATCTCGCTGCTGCTCGCCGCGCTGCTGTACCTGTACCTGACCGGCCGCCATCGCCGCGACCTGATCCTGCGCGAGCAGACCCAGCTGGCCGCGCTGGTCGGCGGTTCCAGCGAAGCGATCGTGGCCGAGGACCGCGACGGCCGCATCACCCACTGGAATCCGGCCGCCGAACACATCTTCGGCTACGCGCCGGCGCAGGCCATCGGCCAGCCCTTGCAGGACCTGCTCGGCGCGCAGGTGCGCGGCGCCGCCAACGACGGCGCCGGCGCGGTGCGGCAACTGCGGCACCGCGACGGCCATGTGGTCAGCGTGCTGGCCAGCGCCTCGCCGATCCTGGACACCGACGGCGACGTCGTCGGCCACTCGCACCTGCTGCACGACGTGACCGAACGGGTGCGCGCCGAGGCGCGGGTGCTGGAACTCAACGCCACCCTGGAGCAGCAGGTGGCGCAACGCACCAGCGAACTGGTCACCTACTCGGCGCTGCAGCGCGCGATCCTGGCCAACGCCGGCTACGCGATCGTGGCCACCGGCCCGGACGGCACCATCACCCTGTTCAACCCGGCCGCCGAGACCATGCTCGGCTACGCCGCGCACGAGATGATCGGGCGCAAGGCCACCGGCCTGTTCCTGGATCCGGAGCAACTGGCCAGCCGCGCCGAGCACATGGCCGCGCAATCGGGCATGGCGGTGGTGCCGGCGTTCGAGTCGGTGGCCGCGCTGTCCACGCTGGGCCGCAGCGACACCCGCGAATGGACCTACGTCAGCAAGGACGGCCGCCCGTTCCCGGTGCTGCTGACGCTGAGCACGCTGCGCGACGACAACGACCAGGTGATCGGCTACCTCGGCATCGCGGTCGACCTGACCGAGCAGAAGCGCCACGAACGCGAGCTGCGCCTGGCGATCGACGCGGCCGAGACCGCCAACCAGTCCAAGAGCGATTTCCTGGCCAACATGAGCCACGAGATCCGCACGCCGATGAACGCGATCCTGGGCATGCTGTACCTGCTGCAGCACAGCGAGCTGCCGCAGGCGGCCAAGGACATGATCCAGAAGATCGACGCCTCGGCGCGTTCGCTGCTGGAGATCATCAACGACATCCTCGACTTCTCCAAGATCGAATCCGGGCGCATCGACCTGGAATCGGAACCGTTCGACCTGAACCAGTTGCTGGAGAACATCGCCGCGCTGATGACCTCGGCGATCAGCGCCAAGCCGGTGGAGATGATCGTCGAGCCGCTGCCGGCCGGTTGCCGCTGGCTGCGCGGCGATGCGCTGCGCCTGAACCAGGTGCTGATCAACCTGGTCGGCAATGCGATCAAGTTCACCGAGCAGGGCGAGGTGGCGCTGTCGGTGCGCAGCTTCCCCAGCGCCGAGCCCGGCAAGGTCAAGCTGTTCTTCTCGGTGCGCGACACCGGCATCGGCATCGCGCGCGAGAAGCAGAGCGTGATCTTCTCGCCGTTCCTGCAGGCCGACACCTCCACCAGCCGCCGCTACGGCGGCAGCGGCCTGGGCCTGACCATCAGCCGGCGCCTGGTGGAACTGATGGGCGGCCAGCTCGAGGTGCAGAGCACGCCCGGCCGCGGCAGCGATTTCTATTTCGCGATCAGCTTCGAAGTGCTGCCGGCGCCGGCCGCCGAAGTGGAACAGCCGGAGGCGCGGCGGGTGCTGATCGCCGACGACCACGAACTGGTGCGCAACAACCTGGCCAGCATCGCCAGCGGTTTCGGCTGGCAGGTGGAAGCGGTGTCCAGCGGCACCGCGGCGGTCGCCGCGGCCAGCCCGGAACGCGACGGCTTCGACGTGATCCTGCTCGACTGGCGCATGCCCGACCTGGACGGGCTGAGCGTGGCGCAGCGCATCCGCGCGCAATCGACGCCGGAGCGGCAGCCGATCATCGTCATGGTCACCGCCTACGAGCGGCGCCTGCTGGAGGAACAGCACCACGCGCCCAGCGACGTGGACGCGGTGATGACCAAGCCGGTCACCGCCTCGGCGCTGTACCGCACCATCGCCACGCTGCTGGCGCGCCGCCGCGGCGACGGCCCGGCGCCCCTGCTCAGCGGCGACGGCACCCCGCGCCTGGCCGGCGCGCGGCTGCTGGTGGTCGACGACAGCGAGATCAATTGCGAGGTCGCCCAGCGCATCCTGGAGGGCGAAGGCGCGCTGGTGGAACTGGCGCACGACGGCGAGCAGGCGCTGCAGCGGCTGCGCCGCGATCCCAGCCGCTTCCAGCTGGTGCTGATGGACGTGCAGATGCCGACCCTGGACGGCTATGAGGCCACCCGCCTGCTGCGCGAGGACCCGCGCCTGGCGCACCTGCCGGTGATCGCGCTGACCGCCGGCGCCTACCGCCAGCAGCAGGACCTGGCGCTGTCCAGCGGCATGAACGGCTTCATCGCCAAGCCGTTCCAGGTCGAGGAACTGATCGCGGTGATCCGCCAGTTCCTGCCGCTGCGCGTGCCGGCGCCGCTCGCGCCGGCGCCGGCGTCCGCCGCCGAGGTCTGGCCCGATCCGGATCCGCAGCTGCTCGACGCCGCCCAGGCGCAGCGCCTGTGGAGCGAACGCGCGCCCTACCAGCGCTACCTGCTGAAGCTGCTGCAGGAGAACCCCGACCCGGCGGCGATGCTGCAGGCGCTGCTGGATCCGGAGGCGCCGGCGGCGGCGATCTCCTACGTGCACAAGCTGCGCGGCTCGGCCGGTTCGCTGGCGCTGCCGGCGCTGGTCGCGGCCAGCGCCGCGCTGGAGGAACAGCTGAGCGAGGCGCCGGCCGCGGCCGGCGCGGCGATCGCGGCGCTGGACACGGCGATGGCCGCCACCGCCGTGGCGATCGGGCGCTTCGTGGCCGAGGCCGAGGCCACCGCCGTGCAGGCGCCGCCGGCCGCGCGCGCCACGCACGTCGCCGCCGGCAACGGCGCCGCAGCGCCCGCGATGCCGCTGCGACAGCAGCTGCAGCTGCTGCTGCAGGCGCTGGACAGCGACGACCCGGACCGCGTCGAACAGGTGCTGCACGGCCTGGCGCCGTCGCTGCCGGCGGCGATGGCGACGGAGCTGCGGCAGCTGGTGGAGAGCTTCTCCTTCCGCGAGGCCGAAACTAAAGTCAGGCGCTGGCAAGCAGAGGCAATCCAATAG
- a CDS encoding DUF445 family protein: MSAASNPSMPPDPRRAQLRRMKLLAALLLLAMLAGFLLSHVMGMHGAWAWIGAFCEAATVGALADWFAVVALFRHPLGLPIPHTAIIPHGKARIADSLAVFVRDHFLEPAALLSKLRAFDPAARLGQWLAEPVQAGKLAELARGWALQALDLLDEAAVRRRIHGFVVARLREWNAAATAGEILGLLTADGRHQALLDEALTRLGRHLDDAAVKQRVSAMIVKYARREWPKLVGTVEWVKPVEGIADTLAERLAHALLEELQDVLSQPQHPLRQDYERWLGGYVQRLRSDPATADKLQAMKQRLIEHPGVQDYVQGLWDQIHASLREDLSRSDGVLVQHLQRSLGALGQSLAQDSALRDALNQHLLGGAEKLTQRLRSGVTEHIAQTVKGWDERHLVEQLELSVGRDLQYIRFNGTLVGGLIGLALHAAVTLIP, from the coding sequence ATGAGCGCCGCTTCCAACCCGTCGATGCCGCCCGATCCGCGCCGCGCGCAGCTGCGGCGCATGAAGCTGCTGGCGGCGCTGTTGCTGCTGGCGATGCTGGCCGGCTTCCTGCTCAGCCACGTCATGGGCATGCACGGCGCCTGGGCGTGGATCGGCGCGTTCTGCGAGGCGGCCACGGTCGGCGCGCTGGCCGACTGGTTCGCGGTGGTGGCGCTGTTCCGCCATCCGCTGGGGCTGCCGATCCCGCACACCGCGATCATCCCGCACGGCAAGGCGCGCATCGCCGACAGCCTGGCGGTGTTCGTGCGCGACCATTTCCTGGAGCCGGCGGCGCTGCTGTCCAAGCTCCGCGCGTTCGATCCGGCCGCGCGGCTGGGCCAGTGGCTGGCCGAACCGGTGCAGGCCGGGAAGCTGGCCGAACTGGCGCGCGGCTGGGCGCTGCAGGCGCTGGACCTGCTCGACGAGGCCGCGGTGCGGCGCCGCATCCACGGCTTCGTGGTCGCGCGCCTGCGCGAGTGGAACGCGGCGGCGACCGCCGGCGAGATCCTCGGCCTGCTCACCGCCGACGGCCGCCACCAGGCGCTGCTCGACGAGGCGCTGACCCGGCTCGGGCGGCACCTGGACGATGCGGCGGTGAAGCAGCGGGTGTCGGCGATGATCGTCAAGTACGCGCGCCGCGAATGGCCCAAGCTGGTCGGCACGGTGGAATGGGTCAAGCCGGTGGAAGGCATCGCCGACACCCTGGCCGAACGCCTGGCGCACGCGCTGCTGGAGGAGCTGCAGGACGTGCTGTCGCAGCCCCAGCATCCGCTGCGCCAGGACTACGAGCGCTGGCTCGGCGGCTACGTGCAGCGCCTGCGCAGCGACCCGGCCACCGCCGACAAGCTGCAGGCGATGAAGCAGCGCCTGATCGAGCATCCCGGCGTGCAGGACTACGTGCAGGGCCTGTGGGACCAGATCCACGCCAGCCTGCGCGAGGACCTGTCGCGCAGCGACGGTGTGCTGGTGCAGCATTTGCAGCGCTCGCTGGGCGCGCTCGGCCAGTCGCTGGCGCAGGACAGCGCGCTGCGCGACGCGCTCAACCAGCACCTTCTCGGCGGCGCGGAGAAACTGACCCAGCGCCTGCGCAGCGGCGTCACCGAGCACATCGCGCAGACCGTGAAGGGCTGGGACGAGCGTCACCTGGTGGAACAGCTGGAACTGAGCGTGGGCCGCGACCTGCAGTACATCCGCTTCAACGGCACCCTGGTCGGCGGCCTGATCGGGCTCGCGCTCCACGCAGCCGTCACGCTGATTCCATGA
- a CDS encoding plasmid replication/partition related protein has product MNIVVNEDLKAYIDPLTADEYAALERSLLAEGCRDALVLWGEILVDGHNRYGICQKHGLPFQTVQNTRFQSLQDVHLWMIDQHLGRRSVSDFQRGVLALRKREILAARRSRVAAPTAATADGTEAAATDAHDDAAPWADAPATAGDAGAHGEAAPAPLSRAELARAARLSNSQVVQIEKIQKQATAEVVEAVKSGAISINAAAAVASLPEEEQRAAARAGKDELRQAAKRAREAKRKPRETPAADADGNGDAAQGGAELAALRLRVAELDAENQALREEVAALRARLRD; this is encoded by the coding sequence ATGAACATCGTCGTCAACGAAGACCTCAAGGCCTACATCGATCCGCTCACCGCCGACGAATACGCGGCGCTGGAGCGCAGCCTGCTGGCCGAGGGCTGCCGCGATGCGCTGGTGCTGTGGGGCGAGATCCTGGTCGACGGGCACAACCGCTACGGCATCTGCCAGAAACACGGGCTGCCGTTCCAGACCGTGCAGAACACCCGCTTCCAGTCGCTGCAGGACGTGCACCTGTGGATGATCGACCAGCATCTGGGCCGGCGCAGCGTGTCCGATTTCCAGCGCGGCGTGCTGGCGCTGCGCAAGCGCGAGATCCTGGCCGCGCGGCGCAGCCGCGTGGCCGCGCCGACCGCGGCAACGGCCGACGGCACCGAGGCCGCGGCCACCGATGCGCACGACGATGCCGCGCCCTGGGCCGACGCACCCGCCACTGCCGGCGACGCCGGCGCGCACGGCGAGGCGGCGCCGGCGCCGTTGAGCCGCGCCGAGCTGGCGCGCGCCGCGCGGCTCAGCAACAGCCAGGTGGTGCAGATCGAGAAGATCCAGAAGCAGGCCACCGCCGAGGTGGTGGAGGCGGTGAAGTCCGGGGCGATCTCGATCAACGCCGCCGCCGCGGTGGCCAGCCTGCCGGAAGAGGAGCAGCGCGCCGCGGCCCGGGCCGGCAAGGACGAACTCAGGCAGGCGGCCAAGCGCGCCCGCGAAGCCAAGCGCAAGCCGCGCGAAACCCCGGCCGCCGACGCGGACGGCAATGGCGACGCCGCGCAAGGCGGGGCCGAACTCGCCGCGCTGCGCCTGCGCGTGGCCGAGCTGGACGCCGAGAACCAGGCGCTGCGCGAGGAAGTGGCGGCGCTGCGGGCGCGGCTGCGGGATTGA
- a CDS encoding DUF2809 domain-containing protein has translation MTAAIVATIAAGLASRQFPWLLPSWLGKFPGDALWALMVYLGLAWLAPRARPLRVAAVALAVCWLVEASQLYRAPWLDALRATTLGRLALGSTFVWLDLLAYAVGVAAGAWLDQRCARR, from the coding sequence TTGACCGCCGCCATTGTGGCGACGATCGCCGCCGGCTTGGCGTCGCGGCAGTTTCCGTGGCTGCTGCCGTCGTGGCTGGGCAAGTTTCCCGGCGATGCGCTGTGGGCGCTGATGGTCTATCTCGGCCTGGCGTGGCTCGCGCCCCGCGCGCGGCCGCTGCGGGTGGCGGCCGTGGCATTGGCCGTGTGCTGGCTGGTGGAAGCTTCGCAGCTGTACCGCGCGCCATGGCTCGACGCGCTGCGCGCCACCACGCTGGGGCGCCTGGCCCTGGGCTCGACGTTCGTGTGGCTGGACCTGCTCGCCTACGCGGTGGGCGTGGCCGCCGGCGCGTGGCTCGATCAGCGCTGCGCCCGGCGATGA
- a CDS encoding EthD family reductase — protein sequence MIKVSVMYPYTPGARFDHDYYRDTHMPLLKARMGDACRHYTVDRGLSGGAPGSDPTYVGMCHIFSDSVDAFQAGFGPHADEILGDIKNYTDLTPVMQISEVVVG from the coding sequence ATGATCAAGGTAAGCGTGATGTACCCGTACACGCCAGGCGCCCGTTTCGACCACGACTACTACCGCGACACGCACATGCCGCTGCTCAAGGCGCGCATGGGCGATGCCTGCAGGCACTACACCGTGGACAGGGGCCTGTCCGGCGGCGCGCCCGGCAGCGACCCCACCTACGTCGGCATGTGCCACATCTTCAGCGACTCGGTGGACGCGTTCCAGGCCGGCTTCGGCCCGCACGCCGACGAGATCCTCGGCGACATCAAGAACTACACCGACCTGACCCCGGTGATGCAGATCAGCGAGGTGGTGGTCGGCTGA
- a CDS encoding CoA-acylating methylmalonate-semialdehyde dehydrogenase produces MIESLSHYIGGRRVASDGGDHAEVFDPASGAAVRRVPLGGAREVDAAVAAAAQAFPAWAATPPLQRARVMFRLRELLERHADTLARCISAEHGKVVSDARGEVTRGMEVVEFACGIPQLLKGEHSVDVGRGVDSWSEYAPLGVVAGVTPFNFPAMVPLWMLPVALACGNSFVLKPSERDPSASLLLAEWLHEAGLPDGVCNVVHGAKPAVDALLAHPQVQALSFVGSTPVAADLYARGSALGKRVQALGGAKNHLVVLPDADLDDVVSALLGAGYGSAGERCMAVSVAVCVGDAIADALVAKLAPRVAALTLGAGADEPDMGPLISAAHRERVRGYIDSGVADGATLVVDGRAAQTPTTAEGFFLGGSLFDHVRADMRIYREEIFGPVLCVVRVADAEAALHLIDAHEYGNGAAVFTRDGGAAQAFARRVQAGMVGINVPIPVPMAFHSFGGWKRSLFGPLHVHGPDGVRFYTRRKTVTARWPAAARDAEFAMPTMK; encoded by the coding sequence ATGATCGAATCCCTGTCCCACTACATCGGCGGCCGCCGCGTCGCGTCCGACGGCGGTGACCACGCCGAGGTGTTCGATCCGGCCAGCGGCGCGGCGGTGCGGCGCGTGCCGCTGGGCGGCGCGCGCGAGGTCGATGCCGCGGTCGCCGCCGCCGCGCAGGCGTTCCCGGCCTGGGCCGCCACGCCGCCGCTGCAGCGTGCGCGGGTGATGTTCCGCTTGCGCGAGCTGCTCGAACGGCATGCCGACACCCTCGCCCGCTGCATCAGCGCCGAACACGGCAAGGTGGTGTCCGACGCGCGCGGCGAGGTCACCCGCGGCATGGAGGTGGTGGAGTTCGCCTGCGGCATTCCGCAGCTGCTCAAGGGCGAGCATTCGGTCGACGTCGGCCGCGGCGTGGATTCGTGGAGCGAATACGCGCCGCTGGGCGTGGTCGCCGGCGTCACCCCGTTCAACTTCCCGGCGATGGTGCCGCTGTGGATGCTGCCGGTGGCGCTGGCCTGCGGCAACAGCTTCGTGCTCAAGCCCTCCGAGCGCGACCCGTCCGCGTCGCTGCTGCTGGCCGAGTGGCTGCACGAGGCCGGTCTGCCGGACGGCGTGTGCAACGTGGTGCACGGCGCCAAGCCGGCGGTGGACGCACTGCTGGCGCATCCGCAGGTGCAGGCGCTGAGCTTCGTCGGCTCCACCCCGGTCGCCGCCGACCTGTACGCGCGCGGCAGCGCGCTGGGCAAGCGCGTACAGGCGCTGGGCGGGGCCAAGAACCACCTGGTGGTGCTGCCCGACGCCGACCTGGACGACGTCGTTTCCGCCCTGCTCGGCGCCGGCTACGGTTCGGCCGGCGAACGCTGCATGGCGGTCTCGGTGGCGGTGTGCGTGGGCGATGCGATCGCCGACGCGCTGGTCGCCAAGCTGGCCCCGCGCGTGGCCGCGCTGACCCTCGGCGCCGGCGCCGACGAACCGGACATGGGCCCGCTGATCAGCGCCGCGCACCGCGAGCGCGTGCGCGGCTACATCGACAGCGGCGTGGCCGACGGCGCCACGCTGGTGGTCGACGGCCGCGCCGCGCAAACGCCGACGACGGCCGAGGGTTTCTTCCTCGGCGGCAGCCTGTTCGACCACGTGCGCGCCGACATGCGCATCTACCGCGAGGAGATCTTCGGCCCGGTGCTGTGCGTGGTCCGCGTGGCCGACGCCGAGGCCGCGCTGCACTTGATCGACGCGCACGAATACGGCAACGGCGCAGCGGTGTTCACCCGCGACGGCGGCGCTGCGCAGGCCTTCGCGCGGCGCGTGCAGGCGGGCATGGTCGGCATCAACGTGCCGATCCCGGTGCCGATGGCGTTCCACAGCTTCGGCGGCTGGAAGCGCTCGCTGTTCGGTCCGCTGCACGTGCACGGCCCGGACGGCGTGCGCTTCTACACCCGGCGCAAGACCGTCACCGCGCGCTGGCCGGCGGCCGCGCGCGACGCCGAGTTCGCGATGCCGACGATGAAATGA
- the ald gene encoding alanine dehydrogenase, with translation MLVGVPKEIKNHEYRIGLTPAGVRELVLHGHQVLVQRDGGQAIGLADADYERAGARLADDAASVFAQADMIVKVKEPQPDECAMLRPGQLLFTYLHLAPDPAQAGALLRSGCTAIAYETVTDGHGGLPLLAPMSEVAGRMAIQAGAHALEKAQGGSGVLLGGVPGVKPAEVLVIGGGVVGINAARMAMGLHARVTVLDRSLERLKYLDELYGDQLTTLYSTRDAIEERLPHTDLVIGAVLIPGAAAPKLVSRAQLALLRPGSVLVDVAIDQGGCFETSQATTHQQPTYEVDGIVHYCVANMPGGVARTSTFALTNATLPFVLQLAEHGLQALRDDQDLRNGLNVHAGKLTHRAVAQALGEDFVRPLDALG, from the coding sequence ATGCTGGTCGGCGTCCCGAAAGAGATCAAGAACCACGAATACCGGATCGGGCTGACCCCGGCCGGGGTCCGCGAACTGGTGCTGCACGGGCACCAGGTGCTGGTGCAGCGCGACGGCGGCCAGGCCATCGGCCTGGCCGACGCGGACTACGAACGCGCCGGCGCGCGCCTGGCCGACGACGCGGCCAGCGTGTTCGCGCAGGCCGACATGATCGTCAAGGTCAAGGAACCGCAGCCGGACGAGTGCGCGATGCTGCGCCCGGGGCAGTTGCTGTTCACCTACCTGCACCTGGCGCCGGACCCGGCGCAGGCCGGCGCGCTGCTGCGCTCGGGCTGCACCGCGATCGCCTACGAGACCGTCACCGACGGCCATGGCGGGCTGCCGCTGCTGGCGCCGATGAGCGAGGTCGCCGGACGCATGGCGATCCAGGCCGGCGCGCACGCGCTGGAGAAGGCGCAGGGCGGCTCCGGCGTGCTGCTCGGCGGCGTGCCCGGGGTCAAGCCGGCGGAAGTGCTGGTGATCGGCGGCGGCGTGGTCGGCATCAACGCCGCGCGCATGGCGATGGGCCTGCACGCGCGGGTGACGGTGCTGGACCGTTCGCTGGAACGGCTCAAGTACCTGGACGAACTGTACGGCGATCAGTTGACCACGCTGTATTCCACCCGCGACGCGATCGAGGAGCGCCTGCCGCACACCGATCTGGTGATCGGCGCGGTGCTGATCCCCGGTGCCGCCGCGCCCAAGCTGGTGTCGCGCGCGCAGCTGGCGCTGCTGCGGCCGGGCTCGGTGCTGGTGGACGTGGCGATCGACCAGGGCGGCTGCTTCGAGACCAGCCAAGCCACCACCCACCAGCAGCCGACCTACGAGGTCGACGGCATCGTCCACTACTGCGTGGCCAACATGCCCGGCGGCGTGGCGCGCACCTCCACCTTCGCCCTGACCAATGCCACCTTGCCGTTCGTGCTGCAGCTGGCCGAGCACGGCCTGCAGGCGCTGCGCGACGACCAGGACCTGCGCAACGGCCTCAACGTGCACGCCGGCAAGCTCACCCACCGCGCGGTGGCGCAGGCGCTGGGCGAGGATTTCGTGCGGCCGCTGGACGCGCTGGGCTGA
- a CDS encoding aspartate aminotransferase family protein, producing MRPEPPPSSQALADHYAAQATQAPDAMDAFWMPFTANRQFKARPRLLASAEGMHYRSVDGRRILDGTAGLWCCNAGHARPRIVEAVSRQIATLDFAPTFQMGSPLPFVLAERLVELAPPGLDHVFYTNSGSESVDTAMKIALAYHRARGEGQRTRFIGREKGYHGVGFGGISVGGLPNNRKWFGPLLPGVDHLRHTLDIGRNAFSQGLPAHGAELAEDLERLVALHDASTIAAVIIEPISGSAGVVLPPQGYLQRIRQLCDKHGIVLIFDEVITGFGRVGNAFAAQRFGVTPDLITTAKGLTNGCVPMGAVFVSHAIHDAFAHGPAGAIDLFHGYTYSGHPLACAAALATLDTYAEENLFDRAIDLGDYWQQAIHALKDLPHVVDIRNFGLVGAIELAPRDGAPGARAYEIFERCFHEGDLLIRVTGDTIALSPPLIVEREHIDRIFAVLADMIRGTP from the coding sequence ATGCGTCCCGAGCCGCCCCCCTCCTCCCAGGCGTTGGCCGACCACTACGCCGCCCAGGCCACGCAGGCGCCCGACGCCATGGACGCGTTCTGGATGCCGTTCACCGCCAACCGCCAGTTCAAGGCGCGGCCGCGGCTGCTGGCCTCGGCCGAGGGCATGCATTACCGCAGCGTGGACGGGCGCCGGATCCTCGACGGCACCGCCGGGCTGTGGTGCTGCAATGCCGGGCACGCGCGGCCGCGCATCGTCGAGGCGGTGTCCAGACAGATCGCCACGCTGGATTTCGCGCCGACCTTCCAGATGGGCTCGCCGCTGCCGTTCGTGCTCGCCGAACGGCTGGTGGAACTGGCGCCGCCCGGGCTGGACCACGTGTTCTACACCAACTCCGGCTCCGAATCGGTGGACACGGCGATGAAGATCGCGCTGGCCTACCACCGCGCCCGCGGCGAAGGCCAGCGCACCCGCTTCATCGGCCGCGAGAAGGGCTACCACGGGGTCGGCTTCGGCGGCATCTCGGTCGGCGGGCTGCCGAACAACCGCAAGTGGTTCGGCCCGCTGCTGCCCGGCGTGGACCATCTGCGGCATACCCTGGACATCGGGCGCAACGCGTTCTCGCAGGGGCTGCCGGCGCACGGCGCGGAACTGGCCGAGGACCTGGAGCGGCTGGTCGCGCTGCACGACGCCTCGACCATCGCCGCGGTGATCATCGAGCCGATCTCCGGCTCGGCCGGCGTGGTGCTGCCGCCGCAGGGCTACCTGCAGCGCATCCGCCAGCTGTGCGACAAGCACGGCATCGTGCTGATCTTCGACGAGGTGATCACCGGCTTCGGCCGCGTCGGCAACGCCTTCGCCGCGCAGCGCTTCGGCGTCACCCCGGACCTGATCACCACCGCCAAGGGCCTGACCAACGGCTGCGTGCCGATGGGCGCGGTGTTCGTCTCGCACGCGATCCACGATGCCTTCGCGCACGGCCCGGCCGGCGCCATCGACCTGTTCCACGGCTACACCTATTCCGGCCATCCGCTGGCCTGCGCCGCGGCGCTGGCGACGCTGGACACCTACGCCGAGGAGAACCTGTTCGACAGGGCGATCGACCTGGGCGACTACTGGCAGCAGGCGATCCACGCGCTGAAGGACCTGCCGCACGTGGTCGACATCCGCAACTTCGGCCTGGTCGGCGCGATCGAGCTGGCGCCGCGCGACGGCGCGCCGGGCGCGCGCGCCTACGAGATCTTCGAGCGCTGCTTCCACGAGGGCGACCTGCTGATCCGCGTCACCGGCGATACCATCGCGCTGTCGCCGCCGCTGATCGTGGAGCGCGAGCACATCGACCGCATCTTCGCCGTGCTCGCCGACATGATCCGCGGCACGCCCTGA